In Zea mays cultivar B73 chromosome 7, Zm-B73-REFERENCE-NAM-5.0, whole genome shotgun sequence, the following proteins share a genomic window:
- the LOC100277082 gene encoding Transcription factor bHLH149, which produces MPSSASADAEGARSKRKRGSSAACASDGSDQQGPSSHWLTPRAQQAYSSKLLQALRLVRGGTGTPTCSASAPAVRDAAYRALAVAARGRSRWSRAILARSRRRRALLRARRPPPPTPRHRQRRHQQQQDERPAGGLAGRAKVLARLVPGCRSLSLPALLAEVSDYVAALEMQVRAMGQLTHDLASSSSAPTTASTMIAPP; this is translated from the coding sequence ATGCCCTCCTCTGCCTCCGCTGACGCCGAGGGCGCCCGCAGCAAACGCAAAAGAGGCTCGTCGGCCGCATGCGCATCCGACGGCAGCGACCAGCAGGGCCCGTCGTCCCACTGGCTGACGCCGCGCGCGCAGCAGGCATACTCCTCCAAGCTCCTCCAGGCGCTGCGCCTCGTGCGCGGCGGCACTGGCACACCCACCTGCTCCGCCTCCGCCCCGGCGGTGCGCGACGCGGCCTACCGCGCGCTGGCCGTGGCGGCGCGGGGTCGGTCGCGCTGGAGCCGCGCCATCCTGGCACGCAGCCGCCGGCGCCGGGCGCTCCTCCGCGCGCGCCGACCGCCGCCCCCGACGCCAAGGCACCGTCAGCGGCGGCATCAGCAGCAGCAGGACGAGCGGCCGGCGGGAGGGCTGGCTGGCAGGGCCAAGGTGCTGGCGCGGTTGGTGCCAGGGTGCCGGAGCCTGTCGCTGCCCGCGCTCCTGGCCGAGGTGTCCGACTACGTCGCCGCACTGGAGATGCAGGTGCGCGCCATGGGCCAGCTCACGCACGACCTCGCGTCCTCGtcttccgcgccgacgacggcgtcAACGATGATTGCTCCGCCCTAG